The sequence GCGCTGCGGATCGTCCGCAACATCGTGGCCACCCTGCCGGAGCGCGGCGCGCTCCCCTGGCCGGTCCGGCCCGCCGAGGAGCCGAAGGTCGACCCCGCCGGTCTGTACGGGGCGGTGCCGGTCGATTCCCGCACTCCGTACGACGTACGCGAGGTGATCGCGCGGGTGGTGGACGGCTCGCGGTTCCAGGAGTTCAAGGCGGAGTACGGGACGACGCTGATCACCGGCTTCGCCCGTATCCACGGGCACCCGGTCGGCATCGTCGCCAACAACGGCATCCTGTTCTCCGAGTCCGCCCAGAAGGGCGCGCATTTCATCGAGCTGTGCGACCAGCGCGGCATCCCGCTCGTCTTCCTGCAGAACATCTCCGGCTTCATGGTCGGCCGGGACTACGAGGCCGGTGGCATCGCCAAGCACGGCGCGAAGATGGTCACGGCGGTCGCCTGCACCCGGGTGCCGAAGCTGACCGTGGTCGTCGGCGGTTCGTACGGTGCGGGCAACTACTCGATGTGCGGCCGGGCCTACAGCCCCCGCTTCCTGTGGATGTGGCCCAACGCCAAGATCTCCGTGATGGGCGGCGAGCAGGCCGCCTCCGTGCTGGCCACCGTCAAGCGCGACCAGCTCGGCGACGACTGGAGCGCCGAGGACGAGGACGCCTTCAAGGCCCCGATCCGCGCCCAGTACGAGACCCAGGGCAACGCGTACTACGCCACCGCCCGGCTCTGGGACGACGGGGTGATCGACCCGCTGGACACCCGGCAGGTGCTGGGTCTCGCCCTGACCGCCTGCGCCAACGCCCCGCTGCCCCAGAAGGACCCGGCCGGGCCCGGCTTCGGCGTCTTCAGGATGTGAGGAACAGATGACGATGTTCGACACCGTTCTGGTCGCCAACCGCGGCGAGATCGCCGTCCGGGTGATCCGGACCCTTCGGGAGATGGGGGTGCGCTCCGTCGCCGTCTTCAGCGACGCGGACGCGGACGCCCGGCACGTACGCGAGGCGGACACGGCGGTCCGGATCGGCCCGGCGCCCGCCGCGATGAGCTACCTCAGCGTGGACGCCCTGCTGGACGCGGCCCGCCGCACCGGCGCGCAGGCCGTGCACCCGGGGTACGGGTTCCTCGCCGAGAACGCGGGCTTCGCGCAGGCGTGCGCGGACGCGGGGCTGGTCTTCATCGGGCCGCCCGCCCCGGCGATCTCCCTGATGGGCGACAAGATCCGGGCCAAGGAGACCGTCGCGGCGGCCGGGGTGCCGGTGGTACCCGGCTCCTCGGGCAGCGGGCTCACCGACGCCCAACTGGCCGCCGCCGCACGTGAGATCGCCATGCCCGTGCTGCTGAAGCCCTCGGCGGGCGGCGGCGGCAAGGGCATGCGGCTGGTCCGCGACGAGGCGCTGCTGGCGGACGAGATCGCGGCGGCCCGGCGCGAGGCCCGCGCCTCGTTCGGCGACGACACGCTGCTGGTGGAGCGGTGGATCGACCGGCCGCGCCACATCGAGATCCAGGTGCTGGCCGACACGCACGGCCATGTGGTGCACCTCGGCGAGCGCGAGTGCTCGCTCCAGCGCCGCCACCAGAAGATCATCGAGGAGGCGCCGTCGGTCCTGCTGGACGAGGAGACCCGGGCGGCGATGGGCGAGGCGGCCGTCCAGGCGGCCCGCTCCTGCGGATATGTCGGCGCGGGCACGGTGGAGTTCATCGTCCCGGGCGACGACCCCGCCGCGTACTGCTTCATGGAGATGAACACCCGTCTCCAGGTCGAGCACCCGGTCACCGAGCTGATCACCGGCCTCGACCTGGTGGAGTGGCAGCTGAGGGTCGCGGCGGGCGAACACCTCCCGTACGCCCAGAGCGACATCACCCTGACCGGGCACGCGATCGAGGCCCGGATCTGCGCCGAGGACCCGGCGCGCGGCTTCCTCCCCTCCGGCGGCACGGTGCTGGCCCTGCGCGAGCCGCGGGGCCACGGGGTGCGGACGGACTCCGGGCTCAGCGAGGGCGTGCCGGTCGGCAGCCTGTACGACCCGATGCTCTCGAAGGTCATCGCGTACGGCCCCGACCGCGCCACCGCCGTACGCAAGCTGCGCGCGGCCCTCGCGGACACCGTGATCCTGGGCGTCCCGACCAACGCGGGCTTCCTGCGCCGCCTGCTGGCCCACCCGGCGGTGGTGGCGGGCGAGCTGGACACGGGCCTGGTGGAGCGCGAGGCGGACGGGCTGGTCCCGGACGGGGTGCCGGACGAGGTGTACGCGGCGGCGGCCGCGCTGCGGCGCGACGCGCTGGCTCCCCGGCCGGACGCGGGTGGCTGGACGGACCCCTTCTCCGTACCGAACGGCTGGCGCACGGGCGGCGCGCCTGCCCCGCTCGTCTTCCCGCTGCGGGTGCCGGGCAGTGAGCCCTCGGCCCACTCGGCGCCCGGCGGTTCGACGCTCACCCCGGACGGTGTGAGCGTCGAACTCGACGGCGTCACGCACCACTTCCACCGCAGCGGCCACTGGCTGGGGCGCGACGGCGACACCTGGCACGTCCAGGACCACGACCCGGTCGAGGCGTCTCTGAGCGGCGCCGCCCGCGCCGGGGCCGACACGCTGGCCGCCCCGATGCCCGGGACCGTCACGGTGGTGAAGGTGGCCGTCGGGGACGAGGTCGTAGCCGGGCAGAGCCTGCTGGTGGTCGAGGCGATGAAGATGGAGCACGTCATCTCCGCCCCGCACGCCGGCACCGTCACCGAACTGGACGTCACCGCAGGAGCCACGGTCGCCATGGACCAGGTCCTGGCCGTGGTGGCGCCCGCAGCCGCAGCCGGGGAGGAATCATGACCGCACGACCGCACGGGCTGCCCATGGAGGTGCCCGCCCAGGGCCTGCCGGCCCGGGTCCGCATCCACGAGGTCGGGGCCCGCGACGGCCTCCAGAACGAGAAGGCCGTCGTCCCGACCGAGGTGAAGGCGGAGTTCATCCGCCGGCTCGCCGTCGCCGGGCTCACGACGATCGAGGCGACGAGCTTCGTCCACCCCGAGTGGGTGCCCCAACTGGCCGACGCGGAGAAGCTGTTCCCCCTGCTCGGCGACATCGCGGACGTCGGGGACGTGGCGCTGCCGGTCCTCGTGCCGAACGAGCGCGGTCTGGACCGGGCGCTGGCGCTCGGGGCCCGCCGGATCGCCGTGTTCGGCTCGGCGACCGAGACGTTCGCCGCCCGCAATCTGAACCGGACCGTCGACGAGTCGCTCGCCATGTTCGAGCCGGTCGTGGCCCGCGCCAAGGCGGACAAGGTGCATGTGCGCGGCTATCTCTCGATGTGCTTCGGCGACCCGTGGGAGGGCCCCGTCCCCGTCCACCAGGTCGTCCGGGTCGCCAGGGCGCTGATGGACCTGGGCTGCGACGAGCTGTCCCTCGGCGACACGATCGGCGTCGCCACCCCCGGCCACGTACAGGCGCTGCTCTCCGAGCTGAACGAGGGGGGCGTGCGCACCGACACCATCGGGGTGCACTTCCACGACACGTACGGCCAGGCTCTGTCCAACACCCTCGCCGCGCTCCAGCACGGGGTGAGCACCGTGGACTCCTCCGCGGGCGGCCTCGGCGGCTGCCCTTACGCGAAGAGCGCGACGGGCAATCTCGCCACCGAGGACCTCGTGTGGATGCTCGACGGCCTCGGCATCGACACCGGGGTCGACCTCGACGTGCTCACCGCCACCAGCGTGTGGCTCGCCGAACAGCTGGGCCGCCCCAGCCCCTCCCGTACCGTCCGCGCGCTCTCCCACAAGGAGTGAAACACCACCATGTCCCTGGATCACCGGCTGACCGCCGAGCACGAGGAACTGCGCCGCACCGTGGAGCAGTTCGCGCACGACGTGATCGCCCCGAAGATCGGCGACCTGTACGAGCGCCATGAGTTCCCGTACGAGATCGTGCGCGAGATGGGGCGGATGGGTCTGTTCGGGCTGCCGTTCCCGGAGGAGTACGGCGGCATGGGCGGCGACTACCTCGCCCTCGGGATCGCCCTCGAAGAGCTGGCCCGGGTCGACTCGTCGGTGGCGATCACCCTGGAGGCCGGGGTCTCGCTGGGCGCGATGCCCGTCTACCGCTTCGGCACCGAGGAGCAGAAGCGGCAGTGGCTGCCGAGGCTCTGCTCGGGAGAGGCACTGGGCGCGTTCGGCCTGACCGAGCCGGACGGCGGTTCGGACGCGGGCGGTACGCGCACGACGGCGGTGCTCGACGAGGCGAGCGGCGAGTGGGTGATCAACGGCTCCAAGTGCTTCATCACCAACTCCGGCACGGACATCACGGAGCTGGTGACGGTGACCGCGGTGACCGGTCGCAAGGAGAACGGCGCCCCGCGCATCTCCTCGATCATCGTGCCCTCCGGCACCCCCGGCTTCACGGTCGCCGCCCCGTACTCCAAGGTGGGCTGGAACTCCTCGGACACCCGCGA is a genomic window of Streptomyces sp. NBC_01237 containing:
- a CDS encoding carboxyl transferase domain-containing protein encodes the protein MQQAPVLASAADPASEAWQANEAAHHALAEELRTRLTTARLGGGEKARARHVARGKLLPRERVDTLLDPGSPFLELAPLAADGLYGGAAPAAGVIAGIGRVSGRECVIVANDATVKGGTYYPMTVKKHLRAQEVALENRLPCLYLVDSGGAFLPMQDEVFPDRDHFGRIFYNQARMSGAGIPQIAAVLGSCTAGGAYVPAMSDEAVIVRNQGTIFLGGPPLVKAATGEVVTAEELGGGEVHSRTSGVTDHLAEDDAHALRIVRNIVATLPERGALPWPVRPAEEPKVDPAGLYGAVPVDSRTPYDVREVIARVVDGSRFQEFKAEYGTTLITGFARIHGHPVGIVANNGILFSESAQKGAHFIELCDQRGIPLVFLQNISGFMVGRDYEAGGIAKHGAKMVTAVACTRVPKLTVVVGGSYGAGNYSMCGRAYSPRFLWMWPNAKISVMGGEQAASVLATVKRDQLGDDWSAEDEDAFKAPIRAQYETQGNAYYATARLWDDGVIDPLDTRQVLGLALTACANAPLPQKDPAGPGFGVFRM
- a CDS encoding ATP-binding protein, whose product is MTMFDTVLVANRGEIAVRVIRTLREMGVRSVAVFSDADADARHVREADTAVRIGPAPAAMSYLSVDALLDAARRTGAQAVHPGYGFLAENAGFAQACADAGLVFIGPPAPAISLMGDKIRAKETVAAAGVPVVPGSSGSGLTDAQLAAAAREIAMPVLLKPSAGGGGKGMRLVRDEALLADEIAAARREARASFGDDTLLVERWIDRPRHIEIQVLADTHGHVVHLGERECSLQRRHQKIIEEAPSVLLDEETRAAMGEAAVQAARSCGYVGAGTVEFIVPGDDPAAYCFMEMNTRLQVEHPVTELITGLDLVEWQLRVAAGEHLPYAQSDITLTGHAIEARICAEDPARGFLPSGGTVLALREPRGHGVRTDSGLSEGVPVGSLYDPMLSKVIAYGPDRATAVRKLRAALADTVILGVPTNAGFLRRLLAHPAVVAGELDTGLVEREADGLVPDGVPDEVYAAAAALRRDALAPRPDAGGWTDPFSVPNGWRTGGAPAPLVFPLRVPGSEPSAHSAPGGSTLTPDGVSVELDGVTHHFHRSGHWLGRDGDTWHVQDHDPVEASLSGAARAGADTLAAPMPGTVTVVKVAVGDEVVAGQSLLVVEAMKMEHVISAPHAGTVTELDVTAGATVAMDQVLAVVAPAAAAGEES
- a CDS encoding hydroxymethylglutaryl-CoA lyase yields the protein MTARPHGLPMEVPAQGLPARVRIHEVGARDGLQNEKAVVPTEVKAEFIRRLAVAGLTTIEATSFVHPEWVPQLADAEKLFPLLGDIADVGDVALPVLVPNERGLDRALALGARRIAVFGSATETFAARNLNRTVDESLAMFEPVVARAKADKVHVRGYLSMCFGDPWEGPVPVHQVVRVARALMDLGCDELSLGDTIGVATPGHVQALLSELNEGGVRTDTIGVHFHDTYGQALSNTLAALQHGVSTVDSSAGGLGGCPYAKSATGNLATEDLVWMLDGLGIDTGVDLDVLTATSVWLAEQLGRPSPSRTVRALSHKE
- a CDS encoding acyl-CoA dehydrogenase family protein; translated protein: MSLDHRLTAEHEELRRTVEQFAHDVIAPKIGDLYERHEFPYEIVREMGRMGLFGLPFPEEYGGMGGDYLALGIALEELARVDSSVAITLEAGVSLGAMPVYRFGTEEQKRQWLPRLCSGEALGAFGLTEPDGGSDAGGTRTTAVLDEASGEWVINGSKCFITNSGTDITELVTVTAVTGRKENGAPRISSIIVPSGTPGFTVAAPYSKVGWNSSDTRELSFTDVRVPAANLLGEEGRGYAQFLRILDEGRIAISALSTGLAQGCVDESVKYAAERHAFGRPIGANQAIQFKIADMEMRAHMARIGWRDAASRLLAGEPFKKEAAIAKLYSSTVAVDNAREATQIHGGYGFMNEYPVARMWRDSKILEIGEGTSEVQRMLIARELGLPA